A genomic stretch from Penaeus vannamei isolate JL-2024 chromosome 6, ASM4276789v1, whole genome shotgun sequence includes:
- the LOC113815370 gene encoding uncharacterized PE-PGRS family protein PE_PGRS54 isoform X13 codes for MEGSSRVLLSLLVAGLAVLPHLVNARSPTPNIHICHSLTCPEQDAFYAHPTFCTDYVHCVAGVPYVKKCPSNLNFNAVKGACDHPRDAHCTPFKTSCELTSPFVPGGVTDDLVTCDCEGPCIKPHPYRCDAFYHCDAAGVEHLTKCPGDLMFNAMVEQCDLPENTKCEPAPSCSCDNCRYPSSEKCSAYWLCEGGQAVQHFCSNGLLFNRDTSQCDLAINVDCSEGAWEEGAFLETACVDRRLDCPKFVKDGGCQCSGSNCDWQSFVLRNCPKSCGSCKVNKMISKRTFALEEKGLKRKHHSSKESGSKESGSKESGSKESGSKESGSKESGSKESGSKESGSKESGSKESGSKESGSKESGSKESGSKESGSKESGSKESGSKESGSKESGSKESGSKESGSKESGSKESGSNESHKPGHSHECGGNGGSGSGGGGGDGGSGGGGGDGGSGGGGGDGGSGGDGGSGGGGGSGGDGGNGGEGGNGGNNGNGGSGGGSGGGGEGGNGVGGGSGSGGGDGGNGGSGGSGGGSGGGGEGGNGGGGGSGSGGGDGGNNGNGGSGGGSGGGGEGGNGGGGGSGSGGGDGGNNGNGGSGGGSGGGGEGGNGGGGGSGSGGGDGGNGGSGGSGGGSGGGGEGGNGGGGGSGSGGGDGGNNGNGGSGGGSGGGGEGGNGGGGGSGSGGGDGGNNGNGGSGGGSGGGGEGGNGGGGGSGSGGGDGGNNGNGGSGGGSGGGGEGGNGGGGGSGSGGGDGGNNGNGGSGGGSGGGGEGGNGGGGGSGSGGGDGGNGGSGGSGGGSGGGGDEDCQDNEVDCVYWAANNDCICKPTDGDCSWQYYVSATCPKSCGTCGNGGGGGDGGNGGGGGDGGNGGGGGDGGDGGNGGSIDGCVIDCSLGKYLPHPTDCRKFIQCAPYGPEEMPCAPGTVWNQQKLTCDHEWASPCVTGSYLTPEGLPCGGGSGGDGGNGGGGGDGGNGGGGGDGGNGGGGGDGGNGGGGGDGGNGGGGGDGGNGGGGGDGGNGGGGGDGGDGGNGGSIDGCVIDCSLGKYLPHPTDCRKFIQCAPYGPEEMPCAPGTVWNQQKLTCDHEWASLCVTGSYLTPEGLPCGGGSGGDGGNGGGGGDGGNGGGGGDGGNGGGGGDGGNGGGGGDGGNGGGGGDGGNGGGGGDGGNGGGGGDGGDGGNGGSISGCVIDCSLGKYLPHPTDCRKFIQCAPYGPEEMPCAPGTVWNQQKLTCDHEWASPCVTGSYLTPEGLPCGGGSGGDGGNVGGGGDGGNGGGGGDGGNGGGGGDGGNGGGGEDGGNGGGGGDGGNGGGGGDGGNGGGGGDGGNGGGGGDGGDGGNGGSIDGCVIDCSLGKYLPHPSDCRKFIQCAPYGPEEMPCAPGTVWNQQKLTCDHEWASPCVTGSYLTPEGLPCGGGSGGDGGNGGGGGDGGNGGGGGDGGNGGGGGDGGNGGGGGDGGNGGGGGDGGNGGGGGDGGDGGNGGSIDGCVIDCSLGKYLPHPTDCRKFIQCAPYGPEEMPCAPGTVWNQQKLTCDHEWASPCVTGSYLTPEGLPCGGGSGGDGGNGGGGGDGGNGGGGGDGGNGGGGGDGGNGGGGGDGGNGGGGGDGGNGGGGGDGGNGGGSGGGDGGNGGGGGDGGNGGGGGDGGNGGGGGDGGNGGGGGDGGNGGGGGDGGNGGGGGDGGNGGGGGDGGNGGGGGDGGNGGGDGGEDCPLSCPEKEGLFPHPRDCKKWIHCSHNIPFVKKCPFHLHFNPVQRVCDWPFRAQCIAAPDADCQIPEPVLPTEPPNVKPDICDCECCLRPHPEDCTAYYYCEPNASAEFHTCSEGLVFNPQLSQCVLQVDYPQCQPEKPPTCDPTCECLYPAHSCSEYYKCNGDGIPVKYECTGGLYFNDQKHTCDLPENVSCEERRKRSEIDPVTEQHYILPEECKDLQGMYAIRDRPSSYYLCSHGVAFEMRCPDGGVFSSKAKKCILRK; via the exons GATCCCCGACTCCGAACATACATATCTGTCACAGCCTGACCTGCCCTGAACAGGACGCCTTCTACGCGCACCCGACCTTCTGCACAGACTACGTCCACTGCGTCGCCGGCGTCCCATATGTCAAG AAATGCCCTTCAAACCTGAACTTCAACGCTGTGAAGGGGGCGTGCGACCACCCGAGGGACGCCCACTGCACGCCCTTCAAGACGTCCTGCGAGCTGACGAGCCCTTTCGTCCCAGGAGGCGTGACAGACGACCTCGTGACGTGTGACTGCGAAGGCCCCTGCATCAAGCCGCACCCGTACCGCTGCGATGCCTTCTACCACTGCGACGCT GCGGGCGTGGAGCACCTTACGAAGTGTCCCGGAGACTTGATGTTCAACGCGATGGTTGAACAATGTGATCTGCCGGAGAACACCAAATGTGAACCGGCGCCCTCCTGTTCCTGTGACAACTGCCGGTACCCTTCGTCCGAAAAGTGCTCTGCTTACTGGCTGT GTGAGGGTGGCCAAGCAGTTCAGCATTTCTGCAGTAACGGCCTTCTCTTCAACCGTGACACGTCACAGTGCGATCTGGCCATCAATGTAGACTGTAGCGAAGGGGCCTGGGAAGAAGGTGCTTTCCTGGAGACGGCCTGCGTTGACCGACGTTTGGACTGTCCAAAGTTTGTGAAGGATGGAGGGTGTCAGTGCAGTGGAAGTAACTGCGACTGGCAGTCGTTTGTTCTTAGGAACTGTCCAAAATCCTGTGGCAGCTGCAAAGTAAACAAAATGATTAGCAAGAGGACATTTGCCTTAGAAGAAAAAGGACTTAAAAGAAAGCATCATAgtagcaaagagtctggaagcaaggagtctggaagcaaagagtctggaagcaaggaatccggaagcaaagagtctggaagcaaagagtctggaagcaaagagtctggaagcaaggaatccggaagcaaagagtctggaagcaaagagtctggaagcaaggaatccggaagcaaagagtctggaagcaaagagtctggaagcaaggaatccggaagcaaagagtctggaagcaaggagtccggaagcaaagagtctggaagcaaggagtccggaagcaaagagtctggaagcaagGAGTCCGGAAGCAAGGAGTCCGggagcaaagagtctggaagtaATGAAAGCCACAAACCAGGCCATAGTCATGaatgtggtggtaatggtggatcTGGAagcggaggaggcggtggagacggtggaagcggaggaggcggtggagacggtggaagcggaggaggcggtggagacgGTGGAAGCGGTGGAGACGGTGGAAGCGGAGGAGGCGGTGGAAGCGGAGGAGACGGTGGAAacggaggagaaggtggaaacgGTGGAAACAACGGcaatggaggaagtggaggtggatcaggaggcggaggagaaggaggcaacgGTGTAGGTGGaggcagcggaagtggaggaggagacggtggGAATGGCggcagtggaggaagtggaggtggatcaggaggcggaggagaaggaggcaacggtggaggcggaggcagcggaagtggaggaggagacggtggAAACAACGGcaatggaggaagtggaggtggatcaggaggcggaggagaaggaggcaacggtggaggtggaggcagcggaagtggagggggagacggTGGAAACAACGGCAATGGAGGAAGTGGCGGTGGatcaggaggcggaggagaaggaggcaacggtggaggcggaggcagcggaagtggaggaggagacggtggAAATGGCggcagtggaggaagtggaggtggatcaggaggcggaggagaaggaggcaacggtggaggcggaggcagcggaagtggaggaggagacggtggAAACAACGGcaatggaggaagtggaggtggatcaggaggcggaggagaaggaggcaacggtggaggcggaggcagcggaagtggaggaggagacggtggAAACAACGGcaatggaggaagtggaggtggatcaggaggcggaggagaaggaggcaacggtggaggtggaggcagcggaagtggaggaggagacggtggAAACAACGGcaatggaggaagtggaggtggatcaggaggcggaggagaaggaggcaacggtggaggcggaggcagcggaagtggaggaggagacggcGGAAACAACGGcaatggaggaagtggaggtggatcaggaggcggaggagaaggaggcaacggtggaggcggaggcagcggaagtggaggaggagacggtggAAATGGCggcagtggaggaagtggaggtggatcaggaggcggaggagatgaAGACTGTCAAGATAACGAAGTGGACTGCGTGTACTGGGCAGCAAACAATGATTGCATATGCAAGCCCACAGATGGAGACTGCTCATGGCAATACTACGTGTCTGCAACATGTCCAAAGAGCTGTGGTACTTGTGGAaacggaggtggcggtggagacggcggaaacggaggtggcggtggagacggcggaaacggaggtggcggtggagacgGTGGTGATGGAGGAAATGGTGGAAGCATTGACGGTTGCGTCATTGACTGCTCCCTCGGAAAGTATCTGCCACATCCAACTGACTGCCGCAAGTTCATCCAGTGTGCCCCGTATGGTCCCGAAGAGATGCCTTGTGCTCCTGGAACGGTCTGGAACCAACAGAAACTCACCTGTGATCACGAATGGGCTTCTCCTTGTGTGACAGGCAGCTACTTGACTCCAGAAGGTCTACCatgtggaggaggtagtggtggagacggcggaaacggaggtggaggcggagacggcggaaacggaggtggcggtggagacggcggaaacggaggtggaggcggagacggcggaaacggag gtggcggtggagacggcggaaacggag gtggcggtggagacggcggaaatggaggtggcggtggagacggcggaaacggaggtggcggtggagacgGTGGTGATGGAGGAAATGGTGGAAGCATTGACGGTTGCGTCATTGACTGCTCCCTCGGAAAGTATCTGCCACATCCAACTGACTGCCGCAAGTTCATCCAGTGTGCCCCGTATGGTCCCGAAGAGATGCCTTGTGCTCCTGGAACGGTCTGGAACCAACAGAAACTCACCTGTGATCACGAATGGGCTTCTCTTTGTGTGACAGGCAGCTACTTGACTCCAGAAGGTCTACCatgtggaggaggtagtggtggagacggcggaaacggaggtggaggcggagacgGCGGAAACGGAG gtggcggcggagacggcggaaacggaggtggcggtggagacggcggaaacggag gtggcggtggagacggcggaaacggaggtggcggtggagacggcggaaacggaggtggaggcggagacggcggaaacggag gtggcggtggagacgGTGGTGATGGAGGAAATGGTGGAAGCATCAGCGGTTGCGTCATTGACTGCTCCCTCGGAAAGTATCTGCCACATCCAACTGACTGCCGCAAGTTCATCCAGTGTGCCCCGTATGGTCCCGAAGAGATGCCTTGTGCGCCTGGAACGGTCTGGAACCAACAGAAACTCACCTGTGATCACGAATGGGCTTCTCCTTGTGTGACAGGCAGCTACTTGACTCCAGAAGGTCTACCATGTGGAGGAGGTAGTGGCGGAGACGGCGGAAATGTAGGTGGAGGCGGAGACGGCGGAAACGGAGGTGGCGGCGGAGACGGCGGAAacggaggtggcggaggagacggcggaaacggaggtggaggcgaagacggcggaaacggaggtggcggtggagacggcggaaacggag gtggcggtggagacggcggaaacggaggtggcggtggagacggcggaaacggag gtggcggtggagacgGTGGTGATGGAGGAAATGGTGGAAGCATCGACGGTTGCGTCATTGACTGCTCCCTCGGAAAGTATCTGCCACATCCATCTGACTGCCGCAAGTTCATCCAGTGTGCCCCGTATGGTCCCGAAGAGATGCCTTGTGCTCCTGGAACGGTCTGGAACCAACAGAAACTCACCTGTGATCACGAATGGGCTTCTCCTTGTGTGACAGGCAGCTACTTGACTCCAGAAGGTCTACCatgtggaggaggtagtggtggagatggcggaaatggaggtggaggcggagacggcggaaacggaggtggcggcggagacggcggaaacggaggtggcggtggagacggcggaaacggag gtggcggtggagacggcggaaacggaggtggcggtggagacggcggaaacggaggtggcggtggagacgGTGGTGATGGAGGAAATGGTGGAAGCATTGACGGTTGCGTCATTGACTGCTCCCTTGGAAAGTATCTGCCACATCCAACTGACTGCCGCAAGTTCATCCAGTGTGCCCCGTATGGTCCCGAAGAGATGCCTTGTGCTCCTGGAACGGTCTGGAACCAACAGAAACTCACCTGTGATCACGAATGGGCTTCTCCTTGTGTGACAGGCAGCTACTTGACTCCAGAAGGTCTACCatgtggaggaggtagtggtggagacggcggaaacggaggtggaggcggagacggcggaaacggaggtggcggtggagacggcggaaacggaggtggcggtggagacggcggaaacggaggtggcggtggagacggcggaaacggaggtggcggaggagacggcggaaacggaggtggtggtggagacggcggaaacggaggtggaAGTGGCGGTGGAGATggcggaaacggaggtggaggtggagacggcggaaacggaggtggcggtggagacggtggaaacggaggtggcggtggagacggcggaaacggaggtggcggtggagacggcggaaacggaggtggcggtggagacggcggaaacggaggtggcggtggagacggcggaaacggaggtggcggtggagatggcggaaatggaggtggaggtggagacggcggaaacggaggtggtgatggaggtgaagaTTGTCCATTGTCGTGTCCAGAAAAAGAAGGTCTTTTCCCTCATCCCCGGGATTGTAAGAAATGGATTCATTGTTCCCACAACATACCTTTTGTCAAGAAGTGTCCCTTCCATCTTCATTTCAATCCCGTCCAACGAGTATGTGACTGGCCATTTAGAGCCCAGTGTATTGCTGCTCCTGATGCTGACTGTCAGATTCCAGAACCTGTGCTTCCCACAGAGCCCCCTAATGTAAAACCTGACATTTGTGACTGTGAATGCTGCCTCAGACCTCATCCAGAGGATTGCACAGCCTACTATTACTGTGAG CCAAACGCAAGCGCCGAATTCCACACCTGTTCCGAAGGGCTCGTGTTCAACCCGCAGTTAAGTCAGTGTGTTCTTCAAGTAGATTATCCGCAGTGTCAGCCTGAGAAACCTCCAACATGCGACCCTACATGTGAATGTCTGTACCCTGCTCACAGCTGCTCAGAATACTACAAAT GTAATGGCGATGGCATTCCTGTTAAATATGAGTGTACAGGAGGGCTTTACTTCAACGACCAGAAACACACGTGTGACCTCCCTGAAAATGTTTCCTGTGAGGAGCGACGTAAAAGAAGTGAAATAGACCCTGTAACGGAACAACACTACATCTTAC cggAGGAGTGTAAGGATCTGCAAGGAATGTATGCCATTAGAGACAGACCAAGTTCGTATTACCTTTGCAGTCACGGCGTAGCCTTTGAAATGCGGTGTCCAGATGGCGGCGTTTTCTCAAGCAAAGCCAAGAAATGCATCTTAAGGAAGTAA